The following nucleotide sequence is from Deinococcus planocerae.
GCGGAGGCTGCGAAAAGTCTGATCTGGCCTCCACCGTTTCTGCATCCACCGCGCCTGGCCGCCCCCTACCGTGGGGGTGGAAGACGCCCTGTCCGCCCGGGCAGGTGTCCGCGTCCGGAAGCCCCGTTTCGAGGAGGCCCCCATGACGACCCCCCGTCCAACCGTGCGCGGCACCCCCCCGCTCCCTGCCGCCCCTGGGCCCACCGCGGCCAACCGCTCCGGGCCCAGCCGCTCCGATCTGACCGCCGCGTGCGGGCGGCCCCCTTTTCGGGAGGCCCGCCGATGATCCTGCCCACCCCCAGCGCCCTCGACTTCGCCCGGCTGCTGCGTACCCGCGCGGAGCTGGAGGCGCGGGCGGGGCCCTACCTCGCCGTGGTGCAGGAGGCCGTCGGCGCGGCCCTGGAGCGGCGCGGCTACGAGGCCGTCCACGTCAAGCGGGCGCTCGACGTTCCGGCCCAGGAGAGCGTGGCCGCCGACGTGACCCTCGTCGCCATCGCCCGGCTCCCGCTGGAGGGCCTGCGCACCCCCGTCCTCAAGGCCCTGGTTCCGATGGTCGTCACCTACTCCGAGCGCTTCGTCGTCCGGGACGCCCAGATCAACCGCTTCTGCCTTCCCGAGCCCTTTATCCAGCCCGTCACCCTCGACCCCGCGCGGATCGGCGACGACCTCGTGCAGTTTCTCTCCGAGCGCTACATGGCCCACCTCCTGCGCCAGCCCTGAGTGGACCGGGGGGCGCGCGGCGTTGAGCCTTTCTTGGCCCAGCGGGGTGCGGGGCGGCTGGGCCGTGCATCCTGAACGCGGGAGGAACACCATGACGGACCAAGACGCGCCGACCTCGCCGACTTCCGGTTCAGGGCAGCCCGGCCCCGAGGGGGACGTGGGCTACGGCAGCCCCGCCGACACCCGCGCCCCCGAGGTCGACGACCGCCGCACCCCCGACGACGACCGCTACGGCTACGGCAGCGAGGAAGGCTACGAGGTGGAGGAGGGCAGCCCCGGCGCCTCCTCGGGGGGCGGGAGCAAGCAGCCCGGCGAGGACGGGTAACCCGGACCGCACGGCAGAACACCGGGCGGGCGGAGGGCACACGTGGTGTCTCCGCCCGCCCGATCCTGTTTGACCTCGCATCACCCCTGCGCCGCCTGCCCGCCCGCCCGCCTCTCCGCGCCGAGGAGCCGGACGTGGGTGCGCGCGGTGCCATCGCCCGCGATTTCGTCATGCTCCAGTGCCCGAAGCCCCTGCTGCTCGGCGCCGGAGAGGTCCTGAGGCTGGTGGACGTGCAGGTCGCACAGGCCTTGCCTCCGCATCGTCATGGTCGTGCCCTTCTCACAGGGGCGGTCTACCCTGCCGCCGGGGAAGACCAGCCCGTTGAGGCCCCGCGTTCTCCGCTCTTGAAGCCGGGCCGCCGTATCCTCCCCCCGGACTTGCCGGTTGGGGGGAAGGTGGCCTGGCCCGCCGTCTCCGGGATGCCCCTGAGAGGGGGGGAACGGTGACGGAAGACTTGGCGTATCCTCTGCAAAATTTCCTGTCTCTTCGCTGCCTGCCCGCGCTCCCCGGCCCTCCGCCCTCTTCCCCCCTCCAAGGAGAGTTTTCTTGCGTCACTCGACCCATCCCGAACCGCTGCTGGAGCGCGAGCAATGGCGTGACCTGAGCGGCACCTGGCGTTTTGCCTTCGACGACGAGGGCCGCTGGTTCCACCCCAGTGAGGTGGTGTTCGACCGGGAGATTCTGGTGCCCTACGCGCCGGAAAGCCGCCGCAGCGGGATTCACGACGAGGGCTTTCACCCCACTGTGTGGTACGGCACCACCCTGCACCTCAGCCCCGAGGAGCGCGCGGGCCGCGTGCTGCTGCACTTCGGGGCGGTGGACTACCGGGCGACCGTGTGGGCCAACGGGCACGTCGTCGCCCTGCACGAGGGCGGGCACACGCCCTTCACGGCGGAGATCACCGCGCACGCCCGGGCCGGGGAGCCCATCGAGATCGTGGTGCGCGCCCAGGACAACCCCCACGACCTCGCCAAGCCGCGCGGCAAGCAAGACTGGCTGCTCGAACCGCACTCGATCTGGTACCCCCGCACGACGGGCATCTGGCAGACCGTGTGGCTGGAGTGGGTGCCCGAAACGCACCTGCGGAGGTTGCGCTGGTCGGCGGACATGGAGAGCTGGGAGATCGGGGTGAACCTGCAAGTCTCCGGGCCCCTCCCCAAAAACCTCAGCGTGCGCGTGCGGCTCTACCGCGACCGCGACCTGCTCGCCGACGACCGCTACGCCGTGCGCCACCCGGAGGTCAGCCGCCGGATCGCCCTGTCCGACCCCGGCATCGACGACTTCCGCAACGACCTGTTGTGGAGCCCGGGGCACCCCCAGCTCATCGACGCGCGGGTGGAACTCATGCTCGGCGACACGGTGATCGACCGGGTGTACTCGTACACGGCGCTCAGATCGGTGCAGGTCAAGGGCAACCGCTTCCTGCTCAACGGGCGGCCCTACTACCTCAAGATGGTGCTCGACCAGGGCTATTGGCCGGATGGCATCATGAGTGCCAGCGACGACGAGCTGCGCCGCGACGTGGAACTCACCCGCCAGCTCGGCTTCAACGGGGCGCGTAAACACCAGAAGATCGAATCTCCCCGCTGGCTGTACTGGTGCGACCGCCTGGGCCTGCTCGTGTGGGAGGAGATGCCCAGCCCCTACCGCTTCACGCCGGTCGCGGTGCAGCGCCTCGTGCGCGAGTGGACCGAGGTCGTCGAGCGCGACATCTCGCACCCCTGCATCGTGGCGTGGGTGCCCTTCAACGAGTCGTGGGGGGTGCCCGACCTCCCCACCAACCCGGCGCACCGCGACTACGTGCGGACGCTCTACCACCTCACCAAGACCTTCGATCCCTCGCGCCCGGTGATCGGCAACGACGGCTGGGAGCATGTGGCGACCGACATTATCACCATCCACGACTACGCCGACGACCCCGAGGACCTGCGGCGGCGCTACGGCACGCTCGACTCTACCCGCGTGTCCCTCCAGCAGCAGCAGCCCGCCGACCGGGTGCTCACCCTGGGCGGCTTTCAGGAGACGGGGCAGCCCGTGATCCTCTCCGAGTTCGGCGGCATCGCCTATATCCCGGACCAGTCGAACGGCTGGGGCTACAGCGAGTCGCAGAGCGAGGTGGACTTCGTGGAGGACTACACGACCCTCCTCGCGGCGATCCACGAGTGCCACGGCCTGTCGGGCTTTTGCTACACGCAGCTCACCGACACCTTCCAGGAGAAAAACGGCCTGCTGTACGAGGACCGCACCCCCAAGGCCGACTTCATCAAGCTCGCCAAGGGCACCCAGGGCCGCCGCACCGCCCGCGAGATGACCATCGATCCCCTGATGAACCCCTTCGGCAACTCCGCCCGCTGGCTCAACCGCCAGTACAGCGCCCTCGTCGCGGGCGAGGAGGTCGCCTCCCTCGACCCCGGCGGCCTCGTCACGGGCGAGGCGTCCGAGGACTGAGGCGGGGAGACGGGAAGGGGGCGACGTGGACTGGAGTCCCGTCGTCCCTTTCCGTTGTCTGACCCTTGCGTGCCGTGAGCGCATGGTCGCCTACGGGGCGGGGAGCGTGCGCGACGACCCGACGCAGATCGCGCGGCCCGCCGGAGGCCCGCACCGCTCGCCAGACCGTCAGCGTGGCCTGTTGCCCGCCCCGCGGTGTCTGCTCACGCCACGTCAGCACGGCGCTTTCGATGGCTCGGCCCCGGGGCATCGCGTTCGCCAGTTCCTGTGGGCAGTTGTCGGCTTTGCCCAATCGGCTGCGTCTGAAGGACCTGTCACGGGGAGGCCGTTCGGGAACCCCCCACGGCTGCCAGGCGTTCGAGACGTTCAGGTGGTGGAGGTAGGCGACGTTCCGGCTCCACAGCACGTAGCGGGCGTGGAGTGGGGTCTTGTCCGGGTGGTACCCCGTGAGCGTACTGCGAAGCTCCACCCGGACCCTCGCAGGGTCGAGACTCAAAGCCTGTAGGTCATCCCTCAAGGGCGTCCACGCTTGGTACTCGAAGCCCGGCGGCACCATGCTGCTGGCGACGAGTCGGGGAACGAGCCAGGACGCGGCGAGCAGGGCCAGGGGGCCCAGAAGCGGGAACCCTTTGAGGAGAGAGGACCCCAGGGAGTTCCTGTGCCCTGTCTCCCCCTGACCGTTCATATCAGCCCTTGCTCGCCGCCTTGTGGGCGTAAAGACGGCGGTCGGCGAGGCGGAGCAGGGCGGGGACGTCGGCGGCCTCCCCCGGGAAGTGGGCGGTGCCCAGCCCCGCGCGCAGGGTGCCGCCCTCCAGCGTCTCCAGGGCGGCGAGGACGGCCTCGCCCTGCGGCGCGCCCTCGCCGTCACCGGGGAGCAGCACCGCGAACTCGTCTCCGCCCAGCCGGAACGCGCCGCCCGTGTGCGGGGTGACCTCCTCCAGGCGGCGTCCCGCCGTGATGAGCAGGGCGTCCCCCGCGGGGTGGCCGTGCACGTCGTTCACCCGCTTGAAGTCGTTGAGGTCGAGCAGCGCCAGGGTGAAGGGCTCGCCCCGCCCCACGAGGTCGGCGAGCCGGGCGTCGAAGGCGCGGCGGTTGCCCAGGCCCGTGAGGGAGTCGAGGTAAGCGAGGCGCTCCAGCCGGACCTGCGCGGCGTGGGCGTCCGAGAAGTCCTCCTGCACGCCCACGAAGTGGCGCAGGGCGCCGTCCACCCACAGGGGCTGGATGCGCAGCCGGTACCACATCGTGCGGCCATCCTTGCGGTAGTTCAGCACGACCCGCCGCACCGCCTCGCCCCGGTCGAGGGCCTCCCGCATCGCCGCGACGTCGGCGGGGTCGGTCTCCGGGCCCTGGAGGAAGGAGCACGTGCGCCCCAGCACCTCCTCCGGGAGGTAGCCCGTCTCGCGCGTGAAGGTCGCGTTGACGTACACGATCCGCCGCTCGGCGTCGGTGATGAGCAGCCCTACGTCCGCCGCGTCGAGCACCCGCCACAGCATGTCCCCCGGCAGCGGCCTCGGCGCCGCCCGCCCGGAAGCCGCCGTCACCCGGCGGTCCAGAGGGAGGCGGCAGGGGCGGCGAGCCCGCCCGGCGTCTCGGCGGGGCGTCCCAGGAAGTAGCCCTGCCCGTAGTCGGCGCCCAATTCGGCGACCATCTGCACCTCCTCGACCGTTTCGAGCCCCTCGGCCACCACCCGGATGCCGAGGTCGTGCGCGTAGCGGATCAGGGCGGTGATCAGGGGCACCCGGGGGTCGAGGGCGTGCAGGCCCCGCACGAGGTCGCGGTCGAGCTTCACGATGTCGGGGCGCAGCTCGGCGAGGTAGGTCAGGCCGGTGTGCCCCGCGCCGAGGTCGTCGAGCGCCACCTGCGCCCCCTCGGCCCGGTAGCGCTCCAGGATGCGTTTCAGGAGCCGCAGGTCGGGAAACGCCTCGCTCTCGGTCACCTCGAACAGCAGCCGCGAGAAGTCGGCCCCGACCTCCCGGCAGGTCTCGAAGGTGGTCTGAAGACAGATGTCGGGGTTGTACACCACCCCCGGCGCGAAGTTGATGAACAGCATCTGCTCCCCCGTGAGCTGCGGGTACGCCTGCCGAATCGCGCTGCGCCGGGCGTGCGCGTCGAAGGCCCGCGCCTGCCCGTGCGCCGCCGCCGCCTCCAGCAGCGCCCCGGCCCCCAGCAGGTGCCCCTCCCACTGCGCCCGCACGAGGGCCTCGTACCCGTACACCTCCCCGCTCCCGAGCGCCACGATGGGCTGGAGGTGAAAGTGCAGCGCCTCGCTCGCCGCCGCGAACCACCCGCTCCCGAGCCGCCGCGCCCAGCGCTCCAGCGGGGCCATCCGCCAGGTGTCGAGCCCCCCGTCCGTCCACGGCGCGGCGAGCAGGTCGGGCCGCTCGGTCCGGGAAAAGGCCCCCAGCAGCTCGTCCAGGCCGCCGAGGGCCCCGGCGGGCAGCAGGTAGGCCTGCTCACGCACCTCCAGCCTCAGCCCCCGCGCCGCGAGCACCGCCCCCAGCTTGCGCCCCACGTGCCGCGACACCGCGTACAGCGCCAGCCCCGTGAGGTCGGCGTCCTGCCTGGCCGTCAGCGCGTGACAGTCGCACACGCCCGCGGCGCCCAGCCCCGCATGGCTCGGAGAGTCGGGCGGCGGGTCACTCGGCGTGGCGCAGGCACTCATGCCCACGTTCTAGGCACAAGACTCATACGCCCGTCTTACTCAAGATCAAACCTCTAATTAATACATCTAAACGGTGAGGATAAGGGGAGGCAACGACGCTTCCCCTGCCTCCCCCCTCTCCCCTCCCCACTCACTCCCCGACCTGCTCCAGCCGCTGCTCACGGCCCGTCGCGCGCCACAGCCCGAGGGCGACGGCCAGACACAGCAGCGCGATGCCGAGCAGGGAGAGGGGAATGGCGCGCCAGCCGTACGCGTCCTTGGAGGCGCCGATCACCGGGGAGAACAGCACCGGGCCGAGAAAGGCGCTGGCGAAGACCAGGGTGGTGGCGCCGCTGCCGGGCAGCGTGCGGATCAGCCACACCAGCCCGGTGGTGAACACGGGGGCGAGGAAAAACCCCGCGAGGGTGTAGGCGGCGGCGGCGAGGGAGGGCACCGACGCGAGCGCCAGACTCAGCACCGCCAGGGTGAGGGCAAGGGTCACGAGCCGGGGGGGCTCCAGCCGCAGGGCGAGGGCCGCCGAGACGAGGCGCCCGACCGTGAAGCTCACCCAGAACAGGGCGGTGAGCTGCGCCGCGCCCGCGGTGGACAGCCCCAGGGCGTCGCGCAGATGCGTGACCTCCCACGCGCCGACCCCGCCCTCCACCCCGACGTAGGTGACGAAGAGGAGCACGAACCCCAGCAGTAGAGGGCGCGCCCGCCCGGTCGGCGCGGGGGAGGCAGGGGCGGCGCCCAGGGCTGCGGCCCGGCGCAGGGTGAACACCAGGGGGAGGAGCAGCGCCGCGAGGACGGCACAGCTCAGGAGCGGCAGGTAGAAGTCGCCGCCCGCGAACCCCACGAGCAGGGGCGCGAGGACCGCGCCGACCCCGAAGCCCGCGCTGAGCAGGTTGAGCACCGATGCGCCGCGCGGGCCGTAGCTCGTGGAAAGCCACACGTTGATCGTGAGGTCCATGACGCCGAAGCCCAGCCCGAGGAGCAGCGACGCGGCGAGCGCCACCCCGAACGACGGCGCGAGGGTCAGCCCCACGCACCCGGCCATGATCACGCCGAGGGCGAGCGCCCCGCGGTTGGGAGGAATCCAGCGGCGGGAGAGAGCGCCCGCCAGCAGCACCCCGGCAAAGGCTCCCGCCGAGTTGAAGCTCAGCAGCAGGGAAGCGCTCCCGGCGCTCAGGCCAAAACGCTCGCTGAGGGTCGGCAGCGCGGGCCCCAGGACAGGGTAGATCAGCCCCAGCAGCAGGAAGACCCCCACCCCCACGGCGGCCAGCCTGCGCGGGGGCGTCCGGGCAAACGTTGGAGACGACACCCCCGCAGCATAGGCGAGCGGGGCACCCTTCCACCCGGCACCTCCCGCCCACGCCGTGCCAGCACTGCCCCCCAGGCCGCGTCCACCCGCCGCGACGGTTGAACAGCCACCTTCCGGACTCCAGTCAGGAAGCCGGGCCTGTCCAGGCAGCAGCTTGGGCAGCCGTTTTCCTCACCGCGTGTTGGTCTGAAGCATCTTGGTCTGGAGCATTCGTCGGTGGGGCGTGAGAGAAAGAGGGGCGGCGCTGGGGTGTGGCTCTCCCGCTGCTACCATCTTTTTGTATTAATTTAGTATTGGTCGATCTCATTGGTGCCCACCCTTGGCGTCTCCGTCGGTCTCGGTGTGACAGGCCCTCTTCCCTCCACCTGCACAGGAGGCTGCCCGCCGACATCCGCGCGGCCAGGTGCGGGACGACCTCCGGGGCCCGCCTCTTCAGAGTCTGGACCTGGGGCCGGTGCCGTGAGTCACCCTCTCCGGTCGATGAAGGGGCCGACCGCCACTGCTCACGAGGCGGACTCACCCTCGGCGTTCGTTCCCGGTGTGCTCTCCCAACGGTGCCAGGCGTCCACCGTCAGGGCCGCCCGCTGCATCCCCGCGCGGGCCGCGAGGTCGTCCGGGCTCCGCACCGCCTCCGGGAGGTGGCGCCGGATCAGCCGGATGGCCTCCAGGCCCCAGCCGCTCGCCTCGTCGTTCCGGGCGCGGCCCGTGCACGCCTCGACCGCCTGCACGAGGGCGTCGAGCCCCGTCATCACCGTGAGGGGCACGGGCATGGAGGCGGTGAGGAGTTGCCCCTCGCC
It contains:
- a CDS encoding glycoside hydrolase family 2 TIM barrel-domain containing protein, which gives rise to MRHSTHPEPLLEREQWRDLSGTWRFAFDDEGRWFHPSEVVFDREILVPYAPESRRSGIHDEGFHPTVWYGTTLHLSPEERAGRVLLHFGAVDYRATVWANGHVVALHEGGHTPFTAEITAHARAGEPIEIVVRAQDNPHDLAKPRGKQDWLLEPHSIWYPRTTGIWQTVWLEWVPETHLRRLRWSADMESWEIGVNLQVSGPLPKNLSVRVRLYRDRDLLADDRYAVRHPEVSRRIALSDPGIDDFRNDLLWSPGHPQLIDARVELMLGDTVIDRVYSYTALRSVQVKGNRFLLNGRPYYLKMVLDQGYWPDGIMSASDDELRRDVELTRQLGFNGARKHQKIESPRWLYWCDRLGLLVWEEMPSPYRFTPVAVQRLVREWTEVVERDISHPCIVAWVPFNESWGVPDLPTNPAHRDYVRTLYHLTKTFDPSRPVIGNDGWEHVATDIITIHDYADDPEDLRRRYGTLDSTRVSLQQQQPADRVLTLGGFQETGQPVILSEFGGIAYIPDQSNGWGYSESQSEVDFVEDYTTLLAAIHECHGLSGFCYTQLTDTFQEKNGLLYEDRTPKADFIKLAKGTQGRRTAREMTIDPLMNPFGNSARWLNRQYSALVAGEEVASLDPGGLVTGEASED
- a CDS encoding sensor domain-containing diguanylate cyclase — encoded protein: MTAASGRAAPRPLPGDMLWRVLDAADVGLLITDAERRIVYVNATFTRETGYLPEEVLGRTCSFLQGPETDPADVAAMREALDRGEAVRRVVLNYRKDGRTMWYRLRIQPLWVDGALRHFVGVQEDFSDAHAAQVRLERLAYLDSLTGLGNRRAFDARLADLVGRGEPFTLALLDLNDFKRVNDVHGHPAGDALLITAGRRLEEVTPHTGGAFRLGGDEFAVLLPGDGEGAPQGEAVLAALETLEGGTLRAGLGTAHFPGEAADVPALLRLADRRLYAHKAASKG
- a CDS encoding EAL domain-containing protein, whose product is MSACATPSDPPPDSPSHAGLGAAGVCDCHALTARQDADLTGLALYAVSRHVGRKLGAVLAARGLRLEVREQAYLLPAGALGGLDELLGAFSRTERPDLLAAPWTDGGLDTWRMAPLERWARRLGSGWFAAASEALHFHLQPIVALGSGEVYGYEALVRAQWEGHLLGAGALLEAAAAHGQARAFDAHARRSAIRQAYPQLTGEQMLFINFAPGVVYNPDICLQTTFETCREVGADFSRLLFEVTESEAFPDLRLLKRILERYRAEGAQVALDDLGAGHTGLTYLAELRPDIVKLDRDLVRGLHALDPRVPLITALIRYAHDLGIRVVAEGLETVEEVQMVAELGADYGQGYFLGRPAETPGGLAAPAASLWTAG
- a CDS encoding MFS transporter, translating into MSSPTFARTPPRRLAAVGVGVFLLLGLIYPVLGPALPTLSERFGLSAGSASLLLSFNSAGAFAGVLLAGALSRRWIPPNRGALALGVIMAGCVGLTLAPSFGVALAASLLLGLGFGVMDLTINVWLSTSYGPRGASVLNLLSAGFGVGAVLAPLLVGFAGGDFYLPLLSCAVLAALLLPLVFTLRRAAALGAAPASPAPTGRARPLLLGFVLLFVTYVGVEGGVGAWEVTHLRDALGLSTAGAAQLTALFWVSFTVGRLVSAALALRLEPPRLVTLALTLAVLSLALASVPSLAAAAYTLAGFFLAPVFTTGLVWLIRTLPGSGATTLVFASAFLGPVLFSPVIGASKDAYGWRAIPLSLLGIALLCLAVALGLWRATGREQRLEQVGE
- a CDS encoding iron-containing alcohol dehydrogenase, with translation MTGPRFKGEGRIDLAGQTVPQPGEGQLLTASMPVPLTVMTGLDALVQAVEACTGRARNDEASGWGLEAIRLIRRHLPEAVRSPDDLAARAGMQRAALTVDAWHRWESTPGTNAEGESAS